From Haloglomus litoreum, the proteins below share one genomic window:
- a CDS encoding sugar phosphate isomerase/epimerase family protein — MQFAMCNEHYDRPLSETFDRLAALGYDGVEVTPWTFTDSVRTVDDGETAAVRKAAASAGLDVVGIPRVFRAGDDEHIGSPDPAVRDRTVDALRATVECCAAIGGDIVVFGSPNQRSVPEGVDEAVAWEHAVASFSDPDLLETLRETGVTLCMEPLSPPHTDFVTTADEAIAFAEAVDHPNVGVCLDGYHLAAEADPIPDVLRRAAPHLAHFHADNTEGRGPRHGTVDYGPIVETLRAVDYEGYVSLEVHADILGDEPFTLDTDEIARDSIAFLRETFGADGSRPKV; from the coding sequence ATGCAGTTCGCGATGTGCAACGAGCACTACGACCGGCCGCTATCGGAGACGTTCGACCGCCTCGCCGCGCTGGGCTACGACGGGGTCGAGGTCACGCCGTGGACGTTCACCGACTCGGTCCGCACCGTCGACGACGGGGAGACGGCGGCCGTCCGGAAGGCGGCGGCGAGCGCCGGACTCGACGTCGTTGGCATCCCACGGGTGTTCCGGGCGGGCGACGACGAGCACATCGGGAGCCCGGACCCGGCCGTCCGCGACCGGACCGTCGACGCCCTCCGGGCGACGGTCGAGTGCTGCGCGGCCATCGGGGGCGATATCGTGGTGTTCGGCTCCCCGAACCAGCGGTCCGTCCCCGAGGGAGTTGACGAAGCGGTCGCCTGGGAGCACGCGGTCGCCTCGTTCTCCGACCCCGACCTCCTCGAGACCCTGCGCGAGACCGGCGTCACGCTCTGCATGGAACCGCTCTCGCCGCCACACACCGACTTCGTCACCACCGCCGACGAGGCGATCGCGTTCGCCGAGGCGGTCGACCACCCGAACGTCGGGGTCTGCCTCGACGGCTACCACCTCGCCGCCGAGGCTGACCCGATTCCCGACGTCCTCCGCCGGGCGGCCCCGCATCTCGCACACTTCCACGCGGACAACACCGAGGGCCGCGGGCCCCGCCACGGCACCGTCGACTACGGCCCCATCGTCGAGACGCTCCGCGCCGTCGACTACGAGGGGTACGTCTCCCTGGAGGTCCACGCGGACATCCTCGGGGACGAGCCGTTCACCCTCGACACCGACGAGATCGCCCGCGACAGCATCGCCTTCCTCCGGGAGACGTTCGGAGCCGACGGCTCCCGGCCGAAAGTATAA
- a CDS encoding MmgE/PrpD family protein, which produces MSATESLVALSRTGYDEIPDEVLDRAKASIRDVLGVAIYGSQHEVGDRIGRYVDRTSPGEAATVLGRGTASPPGAALANGTFAHAIDYDDTFESMVLHPSAPVFPAALAAAEAADATGRDLLTGYVLGVEAEFRVGHSVYPSHYDHGWHHTGTIGSFGAAAAAASVLDLSPEATTHAFGIVASGSSALKKNFGSMTKPLHPGHAAQTGLRAAMLADEGFTADEAILDGEMGYGMVMSPDGSYDPTVIEEGRDSWGVLDNGFKPYPSGVISHAAMEAMRRLVAEHDLTPETVERVTVTLDEAASEMLIHAQPENELQAKFSIEFCLAAVIREGDAGVQEFTDEYVTAPATRAVIDLVDRDFEPDLFGDEFAGYGARVVVETTDGETHTTEERRAPGSPTNPLPEARWEAKFDDCVAPVLDEDARATLLDAIDGLEEEGSLDRLVAASRPD; this is translated from the coding sequence ATGTCAGCGACCGAGTCGTTGGTAGCGTTGAGCAGAACCGGCTACGACGAGATCCCCGACGAGGTTCTCGACCGGGCCAAGGCGAGCATCCGTGACGTCCTCGGGGTGGCGATCTACGGGTCCCAGCACGAGGTCGGCGACCGCATCGGCCGGTACGTCGACCGGACGAGTCCCGGCGAGGCGGCGACGGTCCTCGGTCGGGGGACGGCGAGCCCTCCGGGGGCGGCGCTGGCGAACGGCACCTTCGCCCACGCCATCGACTACGACGACACGTTCGAGTCGATGGTGCTCCACCCCAGCGCGCCGGTCTTCCCGGCCGCGCTGGCGGCGGCCGAGGCCGCGGACGCGACCGGCCGTGACCTGCTGACGGGGTACGTCCTCGGTGTCGAGGCGGAGTTCCGAGTCGGCCACAGCGTCTACCCCAGCCACTACGACCACGGCTGGCACCACACCGGCACCATCGGGTCGTTCGGCGCGGCGGCGGCGGCCGCGAGCGTCCTCGACCTCTCACCCGAGGCGACCACGCACGCGTTCGGCATCGTCGCCTCGGGGTCGTCCGCGCTCAAGAAGAACTTCGGGTCGATGACGAAACCGCTCCACCCGGGTCACGCGGCCCAGACCGGGCTCCGGGCCGCGATGCTCGCCGACGAGGGGTTCACCGCCGACGAGGCCATCCTCGACGGGGAGATGGGCTACGGGATGGTGATGTCGCCGGACGGGTCGTACGATCCGACGGTGATCGAGGAGGGGCGGGACTCCTGGGGCGTCCTCGACAACGGGTTCAAGCCGTACCCGTCGGGCGTCATCTCGCACGCGGCGATGGAGGCGATGCGTCGACTCGTGGCCGAGCACGACCTCACCCCGGAGACCGTCGAGCGGGTCACCGTCACGCTGGACGAGGCGGCCTCGGAGATGCTCATCCACGCCCAGCCGGAGAACGAACTGCAGGCGAAGTTCTCCATCGAGTTCTGCCTCGCCGCCGTCATCCGCGAGGGTGACGCCGGCGTCCAGGAGTTCACCGACGAGTACGTCACCGCCCCGGCAACGCGGGCGGTCATCGACCTGGTCGACCGGGACTTCGAGCCCGACCTGTTCGGCGACGAGTTCGCCGGCTACGGCGCCCGCGTCGTCGTCGAGACGACCGACGGCGAGACACACACGACCGAGGAGCGCCGCGCCCCCGGGAGCCCGACGAACCCGCTCCCGGAGGCACGCTGGGAGGCGAAGTTCGACGACTGCGTCGCGCCGGTCCTCGACGAGGACGCGCGGGCGACGCTGCTCGACGCCATCGACGGCCTGGAGGAGGAGGGCTCGCTCGACCGACTGGTCGCGGCGAGTCGGCCCGACTAG